A stretch of DNA from Streptomyces sp. NBC_01197:
TCCCTCACAACAGCAGGAGCTGAACCGAACGTGGCAGGAGTGGCACGCCGGCGTCTCGACGCCGAGCTGGTCCGCCGGAGTCTCGCCCGCTCGCGGGAGCACGCGAGCCAGCTGATCGCGGCAGGGCGGGTGACCGTCAAGGGCGCCACCGCGACCAAGGCGGCCACCCAGGTCGAGACGAGCGCCGCCGTCGTCGTACGCAAGGACGACACGGACCCCGACTACGTCTCGCGCGGCGGGCACAAGCTCGCGGGCGCATTCGCGGCCTTCACACCGCTCGGCCTGCGCGTCGAGGGGCGGCGGGCGCTGGACGCGGGCGCGTCGACCGGCGGCTTCACCGACGTCCTGCTGCGGGCGGGCGCCGCACAGGTCGTCGCGGTGGACGTCGGGTACGGGCAGCTCGCCTGGTCGCTGCAGAGCGATGACCGCGTCACCGTCAAGGACCGTACGAACGTACGCGAGTTGACGCTGGAGGACATCGGCGGAACACCCGTGGACCTGGTGGTCGGAGACCTCTCGTTCATCGCGCTGGGTCTGGTGCTGCCCGCTCTCGCGCGGTGCGCGGGGCCCGGCGCCGACCTGGTGCTCATGGTCAAACCGCAGTTCGAGATCGGCAAGGACCGGCTGGGCAGCGGAGGCGTGGTCCGCAGCCCCCAGCTGCGGGCGGAGACCGTGCGGACCGTGGCCGGGCAGGCGGCCGGGCTCGGACTCGGCGTACGGGGTGTCACCGCCAGTCCGCTGCCGGGGCCATCGGGAAACGTCGAGTACTTTCTGTGGCTGCGGGCCGACGCGCCCGCGCTCGATCCGGCGGATGTGGAGCGTGCAGTGGCGGAGGGGCCGCAGTGACGGAAACAGCATCACCAACGGCAGTCGGCTCAGCGGCACGGCCGGTGGCACCGGCCGTGGCGGCGGGACCGGCAGTGGAAGGGGCGGCGGAACCCGCGGCGCCGCCCCCTGCGGACCGTACGGTCTTCCTGCTCGCGCACACCGGGCGGCCCGCCGCCATCCGCAGCGCCGAGCGCGTTGTGGAGGGCCTGCTGAAGAACGGCCTGCGCGTCCGGGTCCTGGCGGCGGAGGCGGCCGACCTGCCGGTGCCGCCCTCGGTCGAACTCGTCGCCGAGGCGACACCCGCCTGCCTGGACGGCTGTGAGCTGCTGATCGTTCTCGGCGGCGACGGAACGCTGCTGCGCGGTGCCGAGTTCGCCCGCGCGTCCGGGGTGCCGATGCTCGGCGTCAACCTCGGCAGGGTCGGCTTCCTCGCCGAGGCCGAGCGCGACGACCTCGACAAGGTCGTCGACCGGGTGGTCACCCGTTCGTACGAGGTCGAGGAGCGGATGACCGTCGACGTCCTCGTGCACAACAACGGCGACATCGTGCACCGGGACTGGGCGCTCAACGAGGCCGCGGTGCAGAAGACCGAGCCCGAACGGATGCTGGAGGTCGTCCTGGAGATCGACGGCCGTCCGGTCACCGGCTTCGGCTGCGACGGCGTCGTCTGTGCGACCCCGACCGGTTCGACCGCGTACGCCTTCTCGGCCGGCGGGCCGGTGATCTGGCCGGAGGTGGAGGCGCTGCTGATGGTCCCCATCGGCGCACACGCGCTGTTCGCCAAGCCGCTGGTGACCTCGCCCGCCTCCGTCCTCGCGGTCGAGGTACAGCCGCACACCCCGCAAGGCGTCCTGTGGTGTGACGGGCGCCGCTGGGTGGGGCTGCCCGCGGGGGCCCGGGTCGAGGTCCGCCGGGGGGCCGTGCCCGTACGGCTGGCGCGGCTGCACCACGCGTCGTTCACCGACCGCCTGGTGGCCAAGTTCGCACTGCCCGTGGCGGGCTGGCGCGGCGCTCCGCACTGAGCTCCCGACCCCCGGCCGGTGACCTCTCCGGCCGGGGCACGTCGCACGGGGCCCGGGAAACCTCGTATGGTCGTGTGCGTGTTGGAGGAGATGCGGATACGGTCGCTCGGAGTCATCGACGACGCCGTGGTGGAGCTTTCACCCGGTTTCACCGCGGTGACGGGTGAGACGGGCGCGGGCAAGACCATGGTCGTGACCAGCCTCGGGCTGCTGCTCGGCGGGCGCGCCGACGCCGCGCTGGTGCGGCTCGGTGCCAAGTCGGCGATGGTCGAAGGGCGGATCACGCTGCCCGCGGGCTCGCCGGCCGCGGTACGGGCCGAGGAAGCGGGCGCCGAACTCGACGAGGGCGCGCTGCTCATCAGCCGGACGGTCTCGGCCGAAGGGCGCTCACGGGCCCACATCGGCGGACGTTCCGTACCGGTCGGGCTGCTCGCCGAGATCGCCGACGAACTGGTCGCCGTGCACGGGCAGACCGACCAGCAGGGGCTGCTGCGCCCGGCCAGGCAGCGCCAGGCCCTCGACCGGTACGCCGGTGAGGCGGTGGGGGGCCCGCACACCAAGTACGCGGCTGCCTACAAGCGGCTGCGTGCCGTCGCCGCCGAGCTGGACGAACTGACCACCCGGGCGCGGGAACGGGCCCAGGAGGCCGACCTGCTCCGTTTCGGGCTCGACGAGATCGCCGCGGTCGAGCCGCTGCCCGGCGAGGACGCCGAACTCGCAGCCGAGGCCGAGCGGCTGGGCCACGCCGAAGCGCTCGCGTCCGCCGCGTCCGCGGCGCACACCGCGCTCGTCGGCAACCCGGAGGACCCCGAAGGGATCGACGCGACGACCCTGGTCGGCGGGTCGGGGCGGGCGCTCGACGCGGTACGCAGCCACGACCCGGCGCTGGCCGCGCTCGCCGAACGGATCGGCGAGATCGGCATCCTGCTCGCCGACGTGTCGGGGGAGCTGGCCGGTTACGCGGACAACCTCGACGCCGATCCGTTGCGGCTCGCCGCCGTGGAGGAGCGCAGGGCCGCGCTGACCCAGCTGACACGCAAGTACGGCGAGGACATCGCGGCCGTACTGGCCTGGGCCGAGGAGGGCGCGGCCCGCCTCACCGAGCTGGAGGGCGACGACGACCGGATCGGCGAACTGACGGCGGAGCACGAGGCGCTGCGCTCGGAGCTGTCCGGCCTCGCGCAGACGCTCACCGACGCGCGTACGGAGGCGGCCGAACGCTTCGCCGGCGCCGTCACCGCCGAACTCGCCTCGCTCGCCATGCCGCACGCCCGGGTGACGATCGACATCCGGCAGACCGACGACCCCGCAGGAGTGGAGGTCGGCGGGCGGACCGTCGCCTACGGCCCGCTCGGCGCCGACGAGGTGGAACTGCTGCTCGCCCCGCACCCCGGGGCGGCCGCCCGGCCCATCTCCAAGGGGGCGTCGGGCGGTGAGCTCTCCCGGGTGATGCTCGCGGTCGAGGTCGTCTTCGCGGGATCCGATCCCGTACCGACGTATCTCTTCGACGAGGTCGACGCCGGGGTCGGCGGCAAGGCCGCCGTCGAGGTGGGCCGGCGGCTCGCCAGGCTCGCCAGGTCCGCGCAGGTCGTGGTCGTGACCCATCTGCCGCAGGTGGCCGCATTCGCCGACCGGCAGCTGCTCGTCGAGAAGACCAACGACGGTTCGGTGACCAGCAGCGGCGTCACGGTCCTGGAGGGCGAGGACCGGGTACGGGAGCTGTCACGGATGCTCGCGGGCCAGGAGGACTCGGAGACGGCCCGGGCGCACGCGGAGGAACTGCTTGCCACGGCACGGGCGGACGGCTGAACGGACAGCGGGGCAGCGGGGGAGCAGGGAAGCAGACGGCCGGGCGGTGACCGTGATCGGCCGCTGCGGGGCCGGCCTCCCGCCCCCGACGAACGTTGCCTGCCGCGGCACTAGGCTGGACCGCATGACCAGACACGGCGCCCGGACCACCGCACTCCTCGCCTCGTTCGGCGCGACCCGCGCCGCCGCGACGGGGCTGCGCCGCCGGCTTCCGGGCGGCGCGGCGCGCTGGGAACGCACCAACTACGCCGAGCGCACGGTCGATCTCTGCGCCGGTCCTGCCACCACCGTCGGCGCGGCGCTCGGCGCGGTCGTCGGCACCCTTCCGCCCCGGCAGCGCGGGGCGGCAGCCCTGGCCGTGCTCACCGCCGGGGCCTGCGGGGCCTACGACGACACGGCCGGCGCGGGCGATCCGCGCCGCGGATTCCGTGCCCACCTCGGCGCGCTGAGCCGCGGTGAGATCACCAGCGGCACGGTGAAGCTCCTGGGCATCGGCGCGGCAGGTCTCGCCGTGGGCGCGATGCTCAAGGAGCGCCCGGCCGACCGGGTTCTCGCCGGGGTCGTCGTCGCGGGCGCCGCCCACTTCGTCAACCTGGTGGACATGCGCCCGGGGCGGGCCGCCGTCGCGGTGCTCGGTCTCGCGGCGCCCGGCCTGCTGCGGCGTGGCCCGGGCGGGGCGCTCGCCGCCGCACCGATCGGAGCCGCGGCCGCGGTCCTCATCGACGACCTGGCCGAACAGACCATGCTCGGCGACGCGGGAGCGCACGCGCTCGGTGCCGCCCTCGGCGTGGCGATCGTCGCGGGCAACGGGCGGGCCGGACTCGCCGCGCACGCGGCAGCGGTGGTCGCCGCCGCCGCGTACGGTGACAAGGTGAGCCGCGCGGCAGCCGGTTGAACCGCAGCTCACCCATGCGGGTGACAGCTCAGGCGCGTTGACGCGAGCGCACCGGGGCTCGGTCCCCCGGAGAGTGCCGGAACCCGTGCGCGGGCTGGCATCCTGGGGCCGCACACATCCGTCCGACGCCGACTCAGGAGCTCCGGTCAGTGAGCAGCACCCAGGTCCCGCGGTACGGCCGTTCACCTCTCTGCGCCGTCCAGGTGCTGGGCGGCGGCAGCGCCGGCAGCAGCGCACATGTCCGGTCGCTCACCGGGGGCCTGGTCGAGCGGGGCGTGCACGTTACCGTGTGCGCCCCCGCCGAACTGGAGCGGACGTACGGCTTCAGCGAGGCGGGCGCGCACTTCGTGCCCGTACCCCGGCGCAGCGATCCGTCGTCCGTCGCCGCGCTGCGCGCTGCCTGTCTGAGGGCCGACATCGTCCACGCGCACGGGCTGAACGCCGCCGTGCGGACCTCGCTGGCGCTCGGCGGACTGCGGCGGCCGCTCGTGGTCACCTGGCACACCCGCCCGCACGCCGAAGGCGCGCGGAGTCGGCTGCTGCGGCTGATGGAGCGAAGGGCCGTTCGTGCGGCGGAAGTTGTGCTCGGTACGTCGTCAGAACTGGTCGACAGGGCACGGAGCCGGGGGGCGCGCGACGCTCGGCTCGCGCCGGTCGCTTTCCCCGCGCCGCGAGTGGCCGCGACCGGCACCGAGAGCAAGGCACGCGCGGAACTGGGCGCGGTGGACAGGCCGTTGGTGATGACTGTGGGCAGCCTCGTCGCGCACCACGGTTACGGGAAGCTGCTGGACGCGGCCCGTCTCTGGCAGCATCTCGACCCGGTTCCGCTGCTGGTGATCGCGGGCGAGGGCCCGGAGCGTGCCGCACTGCAGAGCCGGATCGCGGCCGACGCGCTCGCGGTCCGGCTCATCGGCAGCCGCGAGGATGTCACCGAACTGCTGGCGGCCGCCGATGTCGCCGTGCTGTCCAGCCGTTGGGAGGCGCGGTCCCTGCTGGCGCAGGAGGCGCTGTGGCTGGGGGTGCCCCTG
This window harbors:
- a CDS encoding TlyA family RNA methyltransferase, with translation MAGVARRRLDAELVRRSLARSREHASQLIAAGRVTVKGATATKAATQVETSAAVVVRKDDTDPDYVSRGGHKLAGAFAAFTPLGLRVEGRRALDAGASTGGFTDVLLRAGAAQVVAVDVGYGQLAWSLQSDDRVTVKDRTNVRELTLEDIGGTPVDLVVGDLSFIALGLVLPALARCAGPGADLVLMVKPQFEIGKDRLGSGGVVRSPQLRAETVRTVAGQAAGLGLGVRGVTASPLPGPSGNVEYFLWLRADAPALDPADVERAVAEGPQ
- a CDS encoding NAD kinase: MAAGPAVEGAAEPAAPPPADRTVFLLAHTGRPAAIRSAERVVEGLLKNGLRVRVLAAEAADLPVPPSVELVAEATPACLDGCELLIVLGGDGTLLRGAEFARASGVPMLGVNLGRVGFLAEAERDDLDKVVDRVVTRSYEVEERMTVDVLVHNNGDIVHRDWALNEAAVQKTEPERMLEVVLEIDGRPVTGFGCDGVVCATPTGSTAYAFSAGGPVIWPEVEALLMVPIGAHALFAKPLVTSPASVLAVEVQPHTPQGVLWCDGRRWVGLPAGARVEVRRGAVPVRLARLHHASFTDRLVAKFALPVAGWRGAPH
- the recN gene encoding DNA repair protein RecN, translated to MVVCVLEEMRIRSLGVIDDAVVELSPGFTAVTGETGAGKTMVVTSLGLLLGGRADAALVRLGAKSAMVEGRITLPAGSPAAVRAEEAGAELDEGALLISRTVSAEGRSRAHIGGRSVPVGLLAEIADELVAVHGQTDQQGLLRPARQRQALDRYAGEAVGGPHTKYAAAYKRLRAVAAELDELTTRARERAQEADLLRFGLDEIAAVEPLPGEDAELAAEAERLGHAEALASAASAAHTALVGNPEDPEGIDATTLVGGSGRALDAVRSHDPALAALAERIGEIGILLADVSGELAGYADNLDADPLRLAAVEERRAALTQLTRKYGEDIAAVLAWAEEGAARLTELEGDDDRIGELTAEHEALRSELSGLAQTLTDARTEAAERFAGAVTAELASLAMPHARVTIDIRQTDDPAGVEVGGRTVAYGPLGADEVELLLAPHPGAAARPISKGASGGELSRVMLAVEVVFAGSDPVPTYLFDEVDAGVGGKAAVEVGRRLARLARSAQVVVVTHLPQVAAFADRQLLVEKTNDGSVTSSGVTVLEGEDRVRELSRMLAGQEDSETARAHAEELLATARADG
- a CDS encoding glycosyltransferase family 4 protein, coding for MSSTQVPRYGRSPLCAVQVLGGGSAGSSAHVRSLTGGLVERGVHVTVCAPAELERTYGFSEAGAHFVPVPRRSDPSSVAALRAACLRADIVHAHGLNAAVRTSLALGGLRRPLVVTWHTRPHAEGARSRLLRLMERRAVRAAEVVLGTSSELVDRARSRGARDARLAPVAFPAPRVAATGTESKARAELGAVDRPLVMTVGSLVAHHGYGKLLDAARLWQHLDPVPLLVIAGEGPERAALQSRIAADALAVRLIGSREDVTELLAAADVAVLSSRWEARSLLAQEALWLGVPLVAMAVGGVPELVGEAAELVPYGDPEALAATVTALLADPARRDGLAAAGRAQAANWPTEDETVAQVLSVYDELTESAGGR